The nucleotide sequence ATCCCAACTAACGTGATCTCGATTACGGATGGACAAATATTCCTAGACGGTGACTTGTTCAACTCTGGTGTACGTCCAGCGATTAACGTAGGTATTTCGGTATCTCGTGTTGGTGGTAACGCACAGATCAAATCGATGAAGAAGGTAGCTGGTACCTTGAAACTGGATCAAGCGGCTTTCCGTGAATTGGAAGCTTTCGCAAAATTTGGTTCTGACCTAGATGCTGCGACTTTAAGTGTTATCGAGAAAGGAAAGAGAAACGTGGAGATCTTGAAACAAGCTCAAAACAATCCTTATCCAGTAGAAAATCAAATCGCAATTATCTATGCAGGTTCAAAAAACTTGTTGAGAAATGTACCGATTGAAAAAGTAAAAGAATTTGAAAGAGATTATCTAGAACTCCTTAATGCTAAGCATAGAGGTACACTAGATACGCTTAAGGCAGGTAAGTTGACAGACGAGGTGATCGATACGTTGACAGCTGTGGCTAAGGATCTTTCTTCTCGTTACTAAGAATATAGATTTTAGAGTATAGAGTATGGACATCCATATTCTATACTCCATACTCTAACCTCATAAACTATGGCGAATCTTAAGGAAATACGTAATAGAATAACCTCAGTATCTTCAACGATGCAGATTACATCTGCTATGAAGATGGTGAGCGCAGCAAAGCTCAAAAAGGCACAGGATGCCATTACAGCAATGCGTCCTTATTCTGATAAGCTAACAGAGTTGCTTCAAAACCTGAGCGCTTCCATGGAAGGTGACGCTGGTAGCAAGTATGCAGAACAGCGTGAAGTAAAAAGAGCATTAGTGGTAGCCATTACCTCTAACCGTGGTCTTGCAGGAGCGTTCAACTCAAATATCATTAAGGAGTTGATCAGACTCAATAAGGAAGATTTGAAAGGAGTTGCTGTTTCTTATATGACTATTGGTAAAAAAGCCAATGACTTTGCTAAGAAAGGATCAACGATTCAATCCAACAAAAGTGATTTGTTTGACGACATTTCCTTTGATAAGGTTTCTGCCATCGCAGAAGAATTGATGGAGCTATTTGTTACTGGTGAGTTTGACAAAATTGTTTTGGTTTACAACAGTTTTAAAAACGCAGCCACACAGGTAGTCATGAGTGAAGATTTCCTGCCTTTGAAACCTCTTGATCAGGTGGAAGGTGAAGCGCCAGCAAATGCGACAGAATACATCTATGAGCCATCTAAGGAAGAAATCATAGAGCAGCTGATTCCTAAGTCTTTGAAAATGCAATTGTACAAAGGTGTACGTGATTCATGGGCCAGCGAGCACGGTGCGCGTATGACAGCCATGCACAAAGCGACCGACAACGCCACAGAATTGAGAGATCAATTGAAATTGACTTACAATAAAGCGCGTCAAGCCGCCATTACCAACGAGATTCTTGAAATCGTAGGTGGTGCCGAGGCTTTGAATAACTAAACTAAAATTTTCTTTTCATGCTGAACTCGTTTCAGCATCTGAATAAGAAAACAAATCAGCTTATTGGATCTCCATAAAAAACCTTCTAGAGTTCCTAGAAGGTTTTTTTGTGCATTAAAATTTGAAGTGTTTTCGCTTTCGCGAAAGCGAACTACCCCAAAGGCCT is from Nonlabens sp. YIK11 and encodes:
- the atpG gene encoding ATP synthase F1 subunit gamma; amino-acid sequence: MANLKEIRNRITSVSSTMQITSAMKMVSAAKLKKAQDAITAMRPYSDKLTELLQNLSASMEGDAGSKYAEQREVKRALVVAITSNRGLAGAFNSNIIKELIRLNKEDLKGVAVSYMTIGKKANDFAKKGSTIQSNKSDLFDDISFDKVSAIAEELMELFVTGEFDKIVLVYNSFKNAATQVVMSEDFLPLKPLDQVEGEAPANATEYIYEPSKEEIIEQLIPKSLKMQLYKGVRDSWASEHGARMTAMHKATDNATELRDQLKLTYNKARQAAITNEILEIVGGAEALNN